One Patescibacteria group bacterium DNA segment encodes these proteins:
- the ileS gene encoding isoleucine--tRNA ligase, producing MLFKKAPPKPNFPEMERKILEYWEKNKIFEKSLKKPLSKGDFVFYEGPPTANGKPGVHHVEARAFKDLFPRYKTMQGYRVERKAGWDTHGLPVELEVEKSLGFSGKRDIEKYGIEKFNKKCAASVWKYKEEWEKLTKRMGYWVDLEHPYITCSNEYIESVWFILKKIWEKGLLYQGHKVVPYCPRCGTALSSHEVAQGYKKVKEASVYVKLKVKSQKLKVKSKNQNSEIGETPLTPLVRGEGKNVYFLAWTTTPWTLPGNVALALGAEIGYVLVKSGIKLKIKNEKLKTTIKNEKIKVASQLLKEKEGYLVLAKKRLEVLDGEYEIIQEFKGKDLAGIEYEPLYPVFSGVENRNEETPPTPLVRGAKKEEKEKAYHTVLADFVTTEEGTGIVHTAVMYGEDDYALGEKLGLPMMHTVDLQGRFKLKSQNSNLKTTTQISKFKVASQLLDKIEGKFVKDAEKDIVEDLRKRDLLYKSELYEHDYPFCWRCKTPLLYYAKKSWFIAMSKLRDKLVENNEKINWIPKYLKTGRFGKWIAEAKEWAVSRERYWGTPMPIWICKKCGEVKVIGSREEFYSVIASGAKQSPASKTEARNVGTLSLLNGDCRGRPSTGSGFPRNDDILMDLHRPYIDEIVLKCKCGGEMRRVPEVLDCWFDSGAMPFSQNHWPFTDSSSPLKGRAGEVVKGEPKPPLIPLVRGEGNPPKLFPADFICEAVDQTRGWFYTLLAISTLLDFGAPYKNVISLGHVLDKNGQKMSKSRGNIVEPFKALDEFSADSIRWFFYTVNRPQESKNFDPAILRDIVSRFILTLWNSYSFFLTYASIDQPKLSNVFASGAQKGGAKQSLRNDIAGNILDQWILSRLAELNNNIVQYLDRYDVLKAAKEIEQFVDDLSNWYIRRSRRRFWKSENDQDKNQGYNTLHSVLVLLCEMLAPFMPFLTENIYRNLTGKESVHLAKFPKISSEGTDQGILEQMDITRKIVTLGLNLRAQAKIKVRQPLDKLKVKSEKLKVITQNSKLLNLMREELNIKEIKVVSEIKEAGDLLVAEDGDLKVALNIKITPELKREGIVRDLVRVVQEMRKKAGLEVSDRIELSLYSEDGEIQKAIQEWQDYIQKETLAERLGEIWGGIDEVEKVKIEGKEVQISIRNCSNCSN from the coding sequence ATGCTTTTTAAAAAGGCTCCTCCCAAGCCCAATTTTCCAGAGATGGAAAGAAAAATCTTGGAATATTGGGAGAAAAATAAAATTTTTGAAAAAAGTTTAAAGAAACCCTTATCCAAAGGTGATTTTGTGTTTTATGAAGGACCGCCAACAGCGAATGGTAAACCCGGCGTGCATCACGTTGAAGCGCGGGCGTTTAAAGATTTATTTCCTCGTTATAAGACTATGCAAGGTTACAGGGTGGAACGCAAAGCGGGCTGGGATACGCACGGCCTGCCTGTGGAATTGGAGGTGGAGAAGAGTTTAGGTTTTTCGGGAAAACGCGACATTGAAAAATATGGCATAGAAAAATTCAACAAAAAATGCGCGGCGTCAGTTTGGAAATATAAAGAAGAGTGGGAAAAATTAACCAAGCGAATGGGATATTGGGTTGATTTGGAACATCCTTATATTACTTGCTCTAATGAATACATTGAGTCGGTTTGGTTTATTTTGAAGAAGATTTGGGAGAAAGGGCTTTTGTATCAAGGTCACAAAGTCGTGCCTTATTGCCCAAGATGCGGAACAGCCTTGTCTTCGCACGAAGTAGCGCAGGGGTATAAAAAGGTAAAGGAGGCAAGTGTGTATGTTAAATTAAAAGTTAAAAGTCAAAAGTTAAAAGTCAAAAGTAAAAATCAAAATTCAGAAATAGGAGAAACCCCCCTAACCCCCCTTGTCAGGGGGGAAGGCAAGAATGTCTATTTTTTAGCGTGGACGACGACGCCGTGGACATTGCCGGGGAATGTGGCGCTGGCGCTGGGAGCGGAGATTGGTTATGTTTTAGTGAAGTCTGGAATTAAATTAAAAATTAAAAATGAAAAATTAAAAACCACAATCAAAAATGAAAAAATTAAAGTTGCTTCGCAACTTTTGAAGGAAAAAGAGGGATATTTAGTTTTAGCTAAAAAGAGGTTGGAAGTTTTGGATGGGGAATATGAGATTATTCAAGAATTCAAAGGCAAGGATTTAGCAGGGATTGAATATGAGCCCTTGTATCCGGTTTTTTCGGGAGTGGAAAATAGAAACGAAGAAACCCCCCCAACCCCCCTTGTCAGGGGGGCGAAGAAAGAAGAAAAAGAAAAAGCTTACCATACAGTTTTAGCCGATTTTGTGACTACGGAAGAGGGGACGGGGATTGTGCATACAGCGGTGATGTATGGCGAGGATGATTACGCGTTAGGGGAAAAATTGGGTTTGCCGATGATGCATACGGTGGATTTGCAGGGGAGATTTAAACTCAAATCTCAAAACTCAAATCTCAAAACTACAACTCAAATTTCAAAATTTAAAGTTGCTTCGCAACTTTTAGATAAAATAGAAGGAAAATTTGTTAAGGACGCGGAGAAGGATATTGTTGAGGATTTGCGAAAAAGGGATTTGCTTTATAAATCTGAATTATACGAGCATGATTATCCCTTTTGCTGGCGGTGCAAAACACCTTTGCTTTACTACGCGAAAAAAAGCTGGTTTATCGCGATGAGTAAGCTGCGTGATAAATTAGTGGAAAATAATGAGAAGATAAACTGGATTCCGAAATATTTAAAAACTGGCCGTTTTGGCAAGTGGATTGCCGAGGCAAAGGAGTGGGCAGTATCGAGGGAGAGGTACTGGGGCACTCCGATGCCGATATGGATTTGCAAAAAATGCGGAGAGGTGAAGGTGATTGGGAGTAGGGAAGAATTTTATTCCGTCATTGCGAGCGGAGCGAAGCAATCGCCAGCAAGCAAAACCGAAGCTAGAAATGTCGGAACATTGTCTTTACTAAATGGAGATTGCCGCGGTCGTCCCTCGACAGGCTCGGGATTCCCTCGCAATGACGACATTCTAATGGATTTACATCGTCCATATATTGATGAGATTGTTCTTAAATGTAAGTGTGGTGGAGAAATGCGGCGGGTGCCGGAAGTTTTGGATTGCTGGTTTGATTCGGGGGCGATGCCATTCAGCCAAAACCATTGGCCGTTTACTGACAGTTCCTCCCCTCTAAAGGGGAGGGCAGGAGAGGTTGTGAAGGGAGAGCCGAAACCCCCCCTAATCCCCCTTGTCAGGGGGGAGGGAAATCCTCCGAAATTATTTCCTGCCGATTTTATTTGTGAAGCCGTGGATCAAACAAGGGGCTGGTTTTACACGCTCCTCGCGATTTCCACACTTTTGGATTTTGGAGCGCCCTATAAAAATGTAATTTCCTTAGGCCACGTTTTGGATAAAAATGGCCAAAAAATGAGCAAATCTAGGGGAAATATTGTAGAGCCTTTCAAGGCTTTGGACGAATTTTCCGCTGATTCTATCCGCTGGTTTTTTTACACCGTAAATCGGCCGCAGGAATCTAAGAATTTTGACCCCGCGATCTTGCGCGACATTGTCTCGCGGTTTATTTTGACTTTATGGAATAGTTATTCTTTCTTTTTAACCTATGCGAGTATTGATCAACCCAAGCTTTCTAATGTCTTTGCGAGCGGAGCCCAAAAAGGCGGAGCGAAGCAATCTCTTCGCAATGACATTGCTGGAAACATTCTTGATCAATGGATTCTTTCTCGTTTAGCTGAATTGAACAATAATATTGTTCAGTATCTCGATCGTTATGATGTCTTAAAAGCCGCGAAAGAAATTGAACAATTTGTTGATGATTTATCAAACTGGTATATCAGGCGGTCGCGCCGTAGATTTTGGAAAAGTGAAAATGATCAAGATAAAAACCAAGGATACAATACATTGCATTCTGTTTTAGTCTTACTATGCGAAATGTTGGCGCCTTTTATGCCTTTCCTAACGGAAAATATTTATCGTAATTTAACGGGCAAGGAGTCGGTCCATTTAGCCAAATTTCCCAAGATTTCATCCGAAGGAACTGACCAAGGTATTTTGGAGCAGATGGATATTACGCGTAAGATTGTAACTTTAGGGCTGAATTTACGGGCGCAAGCAAAGATAAAGGTTCGGCAGCCGTTAGATAAGTTAAAAGTTAAAAGTGAAAAGTTAAAAGTTATAACTCAAAACTCAAAACTTTTAAATTTAATGAGAGAAGAATTGAATATTAAAGAGATAAAGGTTGTATCGGAAATCAAGGAAGCGGGTGATTTGCTCGTGGCTGAAGATGGGGATTTGAAAGTGGCTTTGAATATAAAGATTACCCCAGAATTGAAGCGGGAAGGTATTGTCCGCGATTTAGTGCGGGTGGTTCAAGAAATGAGAAAGAAAGCGGGTTTAGAGGTTTCGGATCGGATTGAGCTTTCCTTATACAGTGAAGATGGAGAGATTCAAAAAGCAATTCAAGAATGGCAGGATTATATTCAAAAAGAAACTTTGGCAGAAAGGTTAGGAGAGATTTGGGGTGGGATAGATGAGGTAGAGAAAGTGAAAATAGAAGGCAAAGAGGTGCAGATTAGTATAAGAAATTGTTCTAATTGTTCTAATTAA
- the recO gene encoding DNA repair protein RecO, translating to MFYSSKTRGIIIKRIKYGEADRVLTVFTEDLGKIQVLARGIRRGKSKLAGILELFNLVQLELVRGRNLDVVIGAHALNNFLGLKTDFKKVSFAHFSAEFIDKFTEERGTDRRLYALFRDLFLNLDKFAGKKDYLWALILDEWRMLEYLGVMPRLYHCAGCGLSLSDAKILSLGEGGLYCANCASRAGLSDPVREEVVEILLSCGGRYVRQPAGIGRTRWSAPTGDLEQAGLVLAYFLSASLAPRIKSWHFLKKYQDYGKTRTPVH from the coding sequence ATGTTTTATTCTTCCAAAACCAGAGGTATCATTATTAAACGCATAAAATATGGTGAAGCAGACCGTGTTTTGACGGTTTTTACTGAAGATTTAGGCAAAATTCAGGTGTTGGCGCGGGGAATTCGCCGCGGAAAAAGCAAGTTGGCAGGGATTTTAGAGCTTTTTAACTTGGTGCAGTTAGAGCTCGTCCGCGGCAGAAATTTAGATGTGGTGATTGGAGCGCATGCTTTAAATAATTTTTTAGGTTTAAAAACTGACTTCAAGAAAGTATCCTTTGCCCATTTTTCAGCCGAATTTATTGATAAGTTTACGGAAGAAAGAGGGACGGATAGGAGGCTTTACGCTCTTTTTCGTGATTTATTTTTAAATCTGGATAAATTCGCGGGTAAAAAGGATTATTTATGGGCTTTGATTTTAGATGAATGGCGGATGTTGGAATATTTGGGGGTAATGCCGCGGCTTTATCATTGCGCGGGGTGCGGCTTATCTCTTTCGGATGCGAAAATTTTGTCTTTAGGCGAGGGGGGATTGTATTGCGCAAATTGCGCGTCGCGAGCAGGGCTTTCCGATCCTGTTCGCGAGGAAGTCGTGGAGATTTTATTGTCTTGCGGGGGGCGATATGTGCGCCAACCCGCAGGAATCGGGCGGACACGCTGGTCCGCTCCTACGGGAGATTTGGAGCAAGCAGGTTTAGTGTTGGCGTATTTTTTAAGCGCGAGTTTAGCCCCGCGAATAAAATCATGGCATTTTTTGAAAAAATATCAAGATTATGGGAAGACCCGAACGCCGGTCCATTAG
- a CDS encoding glycine--tRNA ligase — protein sequence MKNMDKIDKIVSLAKRRGFIFQSSEIYGGLANTWDYGPLGVELANNIKRFWWKRFVQDREDVVGISSAILMNPKVWQVSGHLKNFTDPLVECKKCHQRFREDQIPSDSQADKFWECSKGGKHEFAEARKFNLMFKTFVGPVEDANSTVYLRPETAQGTFVNFENVQITTRLKLPFGIAQIGKAFRNEITPGNFIFRVLEFEQMEIEYFIREEDWRKYFDYWQEQMQHWVLDIGIKKENFAVREHEKSELSHYSKKTIDFEYKYPFGQKELYGLAYRTDFDLRAHKLSYEDMIPHVIEPSFGLERTILAILCDGYHEDEGRIVLRLTPALAPYKAAVFPLLANKPELVQKAREIFTLLQEEFSTAWDSRGNIGKRYYSQDEIGTPFCVTIDFETLKDKAITVRERDSMKQERVKIKELEDYIQDKIK from the coding sequence ATAAAAAATATGGATAAAATAGATAAAATTGTCTCGTTAGCTAAGAGAAGGGGATTTATTTTTCAGTCTTCAGAAATTTATGGCGGCTTGGCAAATACTTGGGACTATGGTCCCTTAGGCGTTGAATTAGCCAATAATATCAAGCGGTTTTGGTGGAAACGGTTTGTTCAGGACCGAGAGGATGTTGTCGGCATTAGTTCGGCGATTTTAATGAACCCGAAGGTTTGGCAGGTATCAGGCCATTTGAAAAATTTTACCGACCCATTGGTTGAGTGCAAGAAATGCCATCAGAGGTTTAGGGAAGACCAGATACCATCAGATTCTCAAGCTGATAAATTTTGGGAATGTTCCAAGGGGGGAAAACATGAATTTGCCGAGGCGAGAAAGTTTAATTTAATGTTTAAAACCTTCGTGGGTCCGGTGGAGGACGCTAATTCCACGGTTTATCTTCGGCCTGAAACCGCCCAGGGAACGTTTGTTAATTTTGAGAATGTGCAAATAACGACGCGATTAAAACTGCCTTTTGGCATTGCCCAGATAGGCAAAGCCTTCAGAAACGAGATAACTCCGGGCAATTTTATTTTTAGGGTTTTGGAATTTGAACAGATGGAAATAGAATATTTTATCAGGGAAGAGGACTGGCGAAAATATTTTGATTATTGGCAAGAGCAGATGCAACATTGGGTTTTGGACATCGGCATTAAAAAAGAAAATTTCGCGGTCCGAGAGCATGAAAAAAGCGAGTTGTCGCACTATTCCAAAAAAACCATTGATTTTGAATACAAATATCCTTTTGGCCAAAAAGAGCTTTATGGCTTGGCTTACCGCACCGATTTTGACTTGAGGGCACATAAATTATCTTACGAAGATATGATACCGCATGTTATTGAACCGAGTTTCGGTCTTGAAAGGACGATTTTGGCTATTTTGTGCGACGGTTATCATGAAGATGAAGGCCGTATCGTTTTGCGATTAACCCCGGCGCTTGCGCCCTATAAAGCCGCGGTTTTCCCGCTTCTAGCAAACAAACCTGAGTTAGTTCAAAAGGCGAGAGAGATTTTCACGTTGCTTCAAGAGGAGTTTTCGACCGCTTGGGATTCGCGAGGCAACATTGGCAAGCGTTATTATTCGCAGGATGAAATTGGCACGCCTTTTTGCGTAACCATTGATTTTGAGACTTTGAAGGACAAAGCGATTACTGTGCGGGAGAGAGATAGTATGAAACAGGAGAGAGTGAAGATTAAAGAGTTAGAGGATTATATTCAAGATAAGATTAAGTGA